One window of Papaver somniferum cultivar HN1 chromosome 9, ASM357369v1, whole genome shotgun sequence genomic DNA carries:
- the LOC113313338 gene encoding uncharacterized protein LOC113313338, with product MGNSLRCCLACVLPCGALDVIRIVHLNGHVEELTRPISAGEVLKANPNHVISKPSSQGVVRRILILSPETELKRGNIYFLIPSSSLPEKKRKQLKKKFAKTNSSVVPTTVSPTKASQEETEADYKVVDCDKYLSGLLSEKKSSSRRLRKSRSIVWRPHLDSITEDL from the coding sequence ATGGGAAACAGTCTAAGGTGTTGTTTAGCTTGTGTTCTTCCATGTGGAGCATTAGATGTGATCCGAATTGTTCATTTGAATGGTCATGTTGAAGAATTAACACGTCCAATTTCAGCCGGTGAAGTATTAAAAGCAAACCCAAATCATGTCATCAGTAAACCATCATCCCAAGGTGTTGTTCGTCGCATTCTAATCTTATCTCCTGAAACTGAACTTAAACGAGGTAACATCTATTTCTTGATTCCATCTTCTTCTTTACCCGAAAAGAAACGGaagcaattgaagaagaaatttgcCAAGACAAACTCATCAGTAGTACCCACTACAGTTTCACCAACTAAAGCATCACAAGAAGAGACCGAGGCCGATTACAAGGTTGTTGATTGCGATAAATATTTATCGGGACTTCTGTCGGAAAAGAAATCTTCGTCACGTAGACTTCGCAAGAGTCGATCTATCGTATGGAGACCACATCTTGATAGCATCACTGAAGATTTATAA